The following are from one region of the Corynebacterium hindlerae genome:
- the hypE gene encoding hydrogenase expression/formation protein HypE, translating to MDPKNRLNEDESRVNLNISKVRSRPFRLLEDRVTLAHGAGGKSSAALVEQVFFDAYGNELLAQGGDSSVITASSLIKEHGAAIAMSTDSYVVNPIEFPGGNIGELAINGTVNDLAVAGAVPKLISVAFILEEGLEFSELRRIVVAMKEAADKSGVVIATGDTKVVPKGAGDKVYITTAGIGAIPQGRTTGFDQVQVGDRIVVSGPIADHGMAVMMARGDLAIEAPIESDTRAVNGLVEALCGAAEVRWMRDATRGGLATSMNEMARATGLAAVLEDTKIPVRDMTRGACDMLGIDPLYVANEGTFAAVVSAETADAAVAALHAAGAEGAAVIGRVEATPEASVVLVTGFGGARMVDMLVGDPLPRIC from the coding sequence GTGGACCCGAAGAACCGCCTCAATGAGGATGAGAGCCGCGTCAACCTCAACATCTCCAAGGTGCGCTCGCGACCGTTCCGCTTGTTGGAAGATCGCGTCACCCTGGCTCATGGCGCGGGCGGAAAGAGCTCCGCTGCCCTGGTGGAGCAGGTCTTTTTCGACGCCTACGGCAACGAACTCCTGGCGCAGGGGGGTGATTCCAGTGTGATCACCGCGTCCTCGCTGATCAAAGAACATGGGGCCGCTATCGCGATGTCGACGGACTCCTACGTGGTCAATCCCATTGAATTCCCGGGTGGCAATATTGGTGAGCTCGCGATCAACGGCACAGTTAATGACCTGGCCGTGGCGGGGGCCGTGCCGAAGCTGATATCGGTAGCTTTCATTCTGGAGGAAGGGCTGGAGTTCTCCGAGCTGCGGCGCATTGTGGTTGCGATGAAGGAAGCTGCTGACAAATCTGGGGTAGTGATCGCAACCGGCGACACGAAGGTGGTGCCGAAGGGAGCGGGCGACAAGGTCTACATCACCACCGCCGGTATTGGTGCGATACCTCAAGGTCGAACCACTGGATTTGATCAGGTCCAGGTAGGGGACCGAATCGTGGTCTCCGGCCCGATTGCCGACCACGGCATGGCAGTGATGATGGCTCGCGGTGATCTTGCCATTGAGGCCCCGATCGAATCCGATACGCGTGCAGTAAATGGCCTGGTTGAGGCCCTGTGTGGGGCAGCCGAGGTGCGCTGGATGCGCGATGCTACTCGAGGTGGCCTGGCTACCTCCATGAATGAGATGGCCCGGGCCACGGGATTGGCTGCTGTGCTGGAAGATACCAAGATTCCAGTACGAGACATGACCCGAGGTGCATGCGACATGCTGGGAATCGATCCGCTGTACGTGGCCAACGAGGGCACCTTTGCGGCAGTGGTGTCGGCTGAGACTGCGGACGCGGCAGTGGCTGCATTGCATGCAGCTGGGGCAGAAGGGGCGGCCGTCATCGGTCGTGTGGAAGCTACTCCAGAAGCCTCCGTTGTATTGGTTACCGGCTTCGGCGGGGCCCGGATGGTGGACATGTTGGTGGGAGACCCGCTGCCAAGGATTTGCTAA
- a CDS encoding HypC/HybG/HupF family hydrogenase formation chaperone, whose protein sequence is MCLGVPAQIVDVPEPARAKVSISGVTRMISTDLMTEPLTTGDWVLVHVGFALSKIDEDEARLTLQQIKQLGANTFEDELDAFKESSI, encoded by the coding sequence ATGTGTCTTGGTGTTCCAGCACAGATAGTGGACGTTCCAGAACCTGCGCGCGCGAAGGTATCGATCAGCGGCGTGACCCGCATGATCTCAACTGACCTCATGACTGAGCCCCTGACCACCGGCGATTGGGTGCTCGTCCACGTCGGATTCGCCCTCAGCAAGATCGACGAAGATGAAGCCCGACTCACGTTGCAGCAGATTAAGCAGCTCGGCGCGAACACATTCGAGGACGAACTCGACGCGTTTAAGGAGAGCTCGATATGA